The Bacteroidota bacterium genome has a segment encoding these proteins:
- the rpmG gene encoding 50S ribosomal protein L33 gives MAKKSKGNRIQVILECTEQKDSGVAGASRYMTYKNRKNTTERLELKKYNPFLKKVTLHKEIK, from the coding sequence ATGGCTAAGAAATCAAAAGGCAACAGAATCCAAGTTATCTTGGAGTGCACCGAACAAAAAGATTCAGGCGTTGCGGGCGCAAGTCGCTATATGACCTATAAAAACCGGAAAAACACCACCGAAAGACTGGAGTTGAAAAAGTACAATCCATTTTTGAAGAAAGTAACATTACACAAAGAGATTAAATAA
- a CDS encoding PhnA domain-containing protein encodes MSLLNVLETRSNKHCELCAIETKLSVYDLPPHPEQREEDSILICEKCLRQLDKKEELDSAHWSCLTNSMWSTVPAVQVVTWRMLNRLRHESWAADALDQMYFDEPTLTWAKATNDHESSSTVELHRDCNGNILQDGDSVVLTKTLDVKGSSLNAKLGTVVKGIKLVADNIEQIERKIDGQTIVILTKYLRKG; translated from the coding sequence ATGAGTTTATTGAACGTCCTCGAAACAAGAAGCAACAAGCACTGCGAACTCTGTGCTATCGAAACCAAACTATCTGTTTATGACCTCCCTCCTCATCCTGAACAGCGGGAAGAAGACAGTATACTGATTTGCGAAAAATGCTTGAGACAACTGGATAAAAAAGAAGAACTTGACAGTGCGCACTGGTCTTGTTTGACGAATAGCATGTGGAGTACAGTGCCTGCCGTTCAAGTGGTAACATGGCGCATGTTAAATCGCCTCCGACACGAAAGTTGGGCAGCCGATGCTCTGGACCAAATGTATTTTGATGAGCCAACTCTCACTTGGGCAAAAGCTACTAACGACCATGAAAGTTCTAGCACAGTAGAACTACACCGCGATTGCAACGGAAATATTTTACAAGATGGCGACTCGGTGGTGCTGACTAAAACACTCGATGTAAAAGGCTCCTCACTCAATGCCAAACTCGGCACGGTGGTAAAAGGAATAAAACTTGTGGCCGATAACATAGAACAAATTGAAAGGAAGATTGATGGACAAACCATTGTCATCTTGACCAAGTATCTAAGGAAGGGTTAG
- a CDS encoding DUF4295 family protein codes for MAKISKNARTDRATVVGSKDYVKVIKAVKGKTNNYSFLEKIVHKDKVQDFLAGKEV; via the coding sequence ATGGCAAAAATTTCAAAGAACGCAAGAACAGACCGTGCTACCGTAGTCGGTTCAAAAGACTATGTGAAAGTGATTAAAGCAGTAAAAGGGAAAACTAACAATTATTCCTTCCTCGAGAAGATTGTTCACAAAGATAAGGTACAAGATTTTCTCGCCGGAAAGGAGGTATAA
- the ettA gene encoding energy-dependent translational throttle protein EttA: MADNTIIFSMQGVGKTIPPSKIILKDIYLSFFYGAKIGIIGANGSGKSTLLKIIAGVDENYLGKIEKSKDYSIGYLEQEPKLDETKTVIEIIREGKKEIFALLDEFNNISEQFNDPNLGGDKMEKLLERQGVLQDKIDAANAWEIDQVLNRAMDALQCPEPEASVKNLSGGEKRRVALCRLLLQEPDVLLLDEPTNHLDAESVLWLEHHLAQYKGTVICITHDRYFLDNVAGWILELEGGKGIPWKGNYSSWLEQKQTRLAQEEKIESKRQKMLERELAWVRMGQKARQAKSKARLQNYEKMASEEVKAADEKLEIYIPPGPRLGAKVIVAKDVAKSFGDRLLYENLNFSLPQGGIVGIIGPNGAGKTTLFRMIMGEEKPTAGTFEVGETVKIAYVDQVHSNIDPEKTVWEVISKGGEWIELGKLKMNSRGYVSRFNFNGADQQKKIKILSGGERNRLHLALTLRDEANVLLLDEPTNDLDVNTMRALEEALENYAGCAVIISHDRWFLDRVCTHILAFEGEGQVYWFEGSFSDYEENKKQRLGINDDQPRKFKYKKLLAQ; this comes from the coding sequence ATGGCAGACAATACCATCATATTTTCCATGCAGGGCGTGGGCAAAACTATTCCTCCAAGCAAAATAATTCTAAAAGATATTTACCTCAGCTTCTTCTATGGAGCCAAAATCGGCATCATTGGTGCCAACGGTTCGGGTAAATCAACCTTGCTCAAAATCATTGCCGGAGTAGATGAAAACTATCTGGGCAAAATTGAAAAAAGCAAAGACTACTCCATAGGCTACCTTGAACAAGAGCCGAAATTGGACGAAACCAAAACTGTCATCGAAATCATTCGCGAAGGCAAAAAGGAAATATTTGCTCTGCTCGATGAATTTAACAACATTTCCGAACAGTTCAACGATCCGAATCTCGGTGGCGACAAAATGGAAAAACTATTAGAGCGCCAAGGTGTTCTACAAGATAAAATTGATGCGGCAAATGCTTGGGAAATTGATCAGGTGCTTAACCGCGCTATGGATGCCCTACAATGTCCCGAGCCAGAGGCTTCCGTCAAGAACCTCTCTGGCGGCGAGAAAAGAAGAGTAGCTCTTTGTCGCCTCTTGTTGCAAGAACCTGACGTACTCCTCTTAGATGAACCTACCAACCACCTCGATGCGGAATCGGTACTTTGGTTAGAGCATCACCTCGCCCAATATAAAGGAACAGTCATCTGCATCACCCACGACCGTTATTTCCTTGATAATGTAGCTGGTTGGATTCTTGAACTCGAGGGCGGAAAAGGTATTCCTTGGAAAGGAAACTATTCTTCGTGGCTCGAACAAAAACAAACTCGTTTAGCTCAAGAAGAAAAAATAGAAAGTAAGCGCCAAAAAATGCTCGAACGTGAATTGGCATGGGTCCGTATGGGACAAAAGGCGCGTCAAGCAAAGAGCAAAGCCCGTTTGCAGAACTATGAAAAAATGGCTTCGGAAGAAGTAAAAGCCGCCGACGAAAAACTCGAAATATACATTCCGCCAGGTCCACGCCTCGGCGCCAAAGTTATCGTAGCCAAAGACGTTGCTAAAAGCTTCGGTGACCGACTGCTTTATGAAAACCTCAACTTCTCCCTTCCCCAAGGAGGAATCGTCGGAATCATTGGCCCCAACGGTGCCGGTAAAACTACATTATTCCGCATGATCATGGGCGAAGAAAAACCAACTGCTGGAACCTTTGAGGTAGGAGAAACCGTCAAAATCGCCTACGTAGATCAAGTTCACTCAAATATAGATCCAGAAAAAACCGTCTGGGAGGTTATTAGCAAAGGTGGCGAATGGATTGAACTAGGCAAACTCAAAATGAATTCAAGAGGCTACGTATCACGCTTCAACTTCAATGGCGCCGACCAACAGAAAAAGATAAAAATCCTCTCGGGTGGCGAACGGAACCGCCTCCATCTTGCCCTCACCCTCCGCGATGAAGCCAATGTCCTACTCCTCGATGAGCCTACGAACGACCTCGATGTCAACACCATGCGTGCCCTCGAAGAAGCTCTCGAAAACTACGCCGGTTGCGCCGTCATCATCTCCCACGACCGGTGGTTCCTTGACCGTGTCTGCACCCACATCCTCGCCTTCGAAGGCGAAGGACAAGTTTACTGGTTCGAAGGCAGTTTCAGCGACTATGAAGAGAACAAAAAACAACGCCTCGGCATCAATGATGACCAACCTCGGAAATTCAAGTACAAGAAACTGTTAGCGCAGTAA
- the rpmB gene encoding 50S ribosomal protein L28 codes for MSKVCELTGKRPMFGHSVSHSNAKTNRKFLPNLKKKKFFIPELDEWIELKVSTSALRTINKKGIYSYLKDLDKKGEIKLS; via the coding sequence ATGAGTAAAGTATGTGAATTAACAGGTAAGCGCCCAATGTTTGGGCATTCGGTTTCCCATTCCAATGCGAAAACAAACCGTAAGTTCTTACCCAACTTAAAGAAAAAGAAATTTTTTATCCCCGAGCTTGATGAATGGATTGAATTGAAGGTTTCCACCTCCGCCCTTCGGACCATCAACAAAAAAGGTATCTACAGCTACCTTAAGGACCTCGATAAAAAGGGCGAAATCAAATTGAGTTAA